A window of Apium graveolens cultivar Ventura chromosome 8, ASM990537v1, whole genome shotgun sequence contains these coding sequences:
- the LOC141678351 gene encoding uncharacterized protein LOC141678351 isoform X1, with product MANSDEGSSSRIRYSIKQLENRLGIRRTDVSKTIAKWKASNDELNALNGAGTHVPRVPAKGSTKGCMTGKGGPENGHYTYRGVRQRTWGKWVAEIREPNQGKRLWLGTYETPQEAASAYDEAASAMYGTCARLNLPRYNSSDQSSISFSSGNPYTTREDWRSIFDGSNIKKYVWDECPSILDTSMPFVTNEAVVKEEPVDDPIEVLKGLVTTKDENIDEDQELNISGIEEIMDIFDSGLDHVLDQGEWGSEFCHKEENVENVMYSRNPPEFSPQLENNANATALGGTSEFEFLEPGRPEDLDFSIDEIPMLDDLDSNMEGLN from the coding sequence ATGGCTAATAGTGATGAAGGCTCGTCTTCTCGAATTCGTTACTCCATTAAGCAGCTGGAGAACAGGTTGGGAATCAGGCGCACGGATGTGTCAAAGACTATTGCCAAGTGGAAGGCTTCTAATGACGAACTTAATGCTTTGAATGGTGCAGGCACACACGTACCTAGAGTCCCTGCCAAAGGATCAACAAAAGGTTGTATGACAGGTAAAGGAGGACCGGAAAATGGACACTACACATATAGAGGTGTTAGACAAAGGACTTGGGGTAAATGGGTGGCAGAGATTCGAGAACCAAACCAGGGTAAAAGGCTCTGGCTTGGTACATATGAGACTCCTCAAGAAGCTGCTAGTGCCTATGATGAAGCTGCAAGTGCTATGTATGGAACTTGTGCACGACTCAACCTGCCACGATATAATTCATCAGACCAATCTtctatttcattttcatcaggtAATCCGTACACTACCAGAGAAGACTGGAGGTCCATATTTGATGGttcaaatattaaaaaatatgtCTGGGACGAGTGTCCATCAATATTAGACACTAGTATGCCATTTGTGACAAACGAGGCTGTCGTGAAAGAAGAGCCGGTGGATGATCCAATAGAGGTATTGAAAGGGCTTGTGACCACCAAAGACGAGAACATAGATGAAGATCAAGAATTAAATATATCAGGTATAGAGGAGATTATGGATATTTTTGACTCCGGCCTCGATCATGTTTTAGATCAGGGTGAATGGGGAAGTGAAttttgtcacaaagaagaaaatgttgaAAACGTAATGTACTCTAGGAACCCTCCAGAGTTCTCTCCACAGCTAGAAAATAACGCAAATGCCACTGCACTTGGTGGTACTAGTGAATTTGAATTTCTTGAACCAGGCCGGCCAGAAGACTTGGATTTTTCAATTGATGAAATTCCGATGCTCGATGATTTGGACTCCAACATGGAGGGGCTGAACTGA
- the LOC141676623 gene encoding laccase-12-like — MEAMSSIASLLHSFIFLSLLLFFANANPRSHHHDFVVQSTPVKRLCNTHSSITVNGQFPGPTLEVNNGDTLVVKVVNRARYNVTIHWHGIRQIRTGWADGPEFVTQCPIRPGESYTYRFRVQGQEGTLWWHAHSSWLRATVYGALIIHPKEGESYPFRKPNRDTPLLLGEWWNANPVDVIREATRTGGAPNVSDAYTINGQPGDLYNCSSKGTVIVPVDSGETNLLRVINAALNQQLFFSIANHKMTVVGADASYVKPFTTNTLMLGPGQTTDVLINADQTPSRYYIAARAYASAQNAPFGNTTTTAILEYKSAPCPARGAFIKPAFPSLPAFNDTATATSFSTSFRSPKKVEVPTDIDESLFFTVGLGLNRCPSGAKASTCQGPNQTRFTASMNNVSFVLPSNFSLLQAHHQGIPGVFTTDFPAAPPLKFDYTGNVSSSMWQPTRGTKLYRLKYGSNVQVVLQGTSIVTAENHPIHLHGYDFYVIAEGFGNFNPKTDTSKFNLVDPPLRNTVSLPVQGWAVIRFVADNPGVWIMHCHLDVHISWGLAMAFLVDNGDGELESLEDAPEDYPLC, encoded by the exons ATGGAGGCTATGAGCAGCATTGCCAGCCTATTGCACTCTTTCATATTCCTAAGCTTGTTGTTGTTTTTCGCCAATGCAAACCCCAGAAGTCATCACCATGACTTCGTT GTTCAATCAACCCCAGTGAAGAGGTTGTGCAATACTCACAGCAGCATCACTGTCAATGGGCAATTTCCAGGACCAACATTGGAAGTAAATAACGGTGACACTCTTGTCGTGAAAGTTGTTAACAGGGCTCGTTATAATGTCACCATTCACTG GCATGGGATTCGACAGATCAGAACAGGATGGGCAGATGGACCTGAATTTGTCACACAATGCCCCATTAGACCGGGGGAGAGTTACACTTACCGGTTTAGAGTACAAGGGCAAGAAGGGACACTATGGTGGCATGCTCACAGTTCTTGGCTTAGAGCCACTGTATATGGAGCTCTGATTATTCATCCAAAAGAAGGAGAGTCCTATCCATTCCGAAAGCCAAACCGTGATACACCCTTGCTTCTTG GTGAATGGTGGAATGCAAACCCAGTCGATGTTATTAGAGAAGCGACAAGAACAGGTGGAGCTCCTAATGTGTCTGATGCATATACCATTAATGGCCAACCTGGTGACCTCTACAACTGCTCTAGTAAAG GAACTGTGATAGTTCCAGTGGATTCAGGTGAAACCAACCTTCTGCGAGTCATCAACGCAGCACTAAACCAACAGCTATTCTTCAGCATTGCTAACCACAAGATGACTGTTGTTGGAGCTGACGCTTCCTATGTCAAACCATTCACTACCAACACACTCATGCTCGGACCAGGACAAACAACCGATGTGTTAATAAATGCTGATCAAACACCTTCACGATACTACATTGCTGCACGTGCCTACGCCAGTGCCCAAAATGCACCTTTTGGCAACACCACCACCACGGCCATTCTCGAATACAAAAGTGCACCTTGTCCAGCAAGAGGAGCCTTCATTAAGCCTGCGTTCCCTTCTCTACCCGCATTTAATGACACAGCTACAGCAACATCATTCTCTACCAGCTTCAGAAGCCCGAAAAAAGTTGAAGTACCAACAGACATcgatgagagccttttctttaCAGTTGGTTTAGGCCTAAACAGATGTCCCTCAGGTGCGAAAGCTAGCACATGTCAAGGTCCAAATCAAACACGCTTCACAGCTAGTATGAACAATGTTTCATTTGTACTGCCATCAAACTTTTCCCTGTTACAAGCACATCATCAAGGAATTCCAGGTGTTTTTACTACTGATTTTCCAGCAGCTCCACCTCTGAAATTCGATTACACTGGTAACGTCAGCAGCTCAATGTGGCAACCAACTAGGGGAACCAAGTTGTACAGATTAAAATATGGATCAAATGTGCAAGTAGTATTACAGGGGACAAGTATTGTCACAGCTGAAAATCACCCGATTCATCTCCATGGATACGACTTTTATGTTATAGCAGAGGGATTCGGTAACTTCAATCCTAAAACGGATACATCCAAATTTAATCTGGTTGATCCACCTCTTCGTAATACAGTCAGTCTACCTGTCCAGGGATGGGCTGTCATTAGATTTGTTGCTGATAATCCTG GAGTTTGGATCATGCATTGTCACTTGGATGTTCACATAAGTTGGGGTTTAGCAATGGCTTTCCTTGTTGATAATGGAGATGGGGAATTAGAATCTCTAGAGGATGCTCCTGAAGACTATCCACTGTGCTAA
- the LOC141678351 gene encoding uncharacterized protein LOC141678351 isoform X2: MKARLLEFVTPLSSWRTGTHVPRVPAKGSTKGCMTGKGGPENGHYTYRGVRQRTWGKWVAEIREPNQGKRLWLGTYETPQEAASAYDEAASAMYGTCARLNLPRYNSSDQSSISFSSGNPYTTREDWRSIFDGSNIKKYVWDECPSILDTSMPFVTNEAVVKEEPVDDPIEVLKGLVTTKDENIDEDQELNISGIEEIMDIFDSGLDHVLDQGEWGSEFCHKEENVENVMYSRNPPEFSPQLENNANATALGGTSEFEFLEPGRPEDLDFSIDEIPMLDDLDSNMEGLN, translated from the exons ATGAAGGCTCGTCTTCTCGAATTCGTTACTCCATTAAGCAGCTGGAGAACAG GCACACACGTACCTAGAGTCCCTGCCAAAGGATCAACAAAAGGTTGTATGACAGGTAAAGGAGGACCGGAAAATGGACACTACACATATAGAGGTGTTAGACAAAGGACTTGGGGTAAATGGGTGGCAGAGATTCGAGAACCAAACCAGGGTAAAAGGCTCTGGCTTGGTACATATGAGACTCCTCAAGAAGCTGCTAGTGCCTATGATGAAGCTGCAAGTGCTATGTATGGAACTTGTGCACGACTCAACCTGCCACGATATAATTCATCAGACCAATCTtctatttcattttcatcaggtAATCCGTACACTACCAGAGAAGACTGGAGGTCCATATTTGATGGttcaaatattaaaaaatatgtCTGGGACGAGTGTCCATCAATATTAGACACTAGTATGCCATTTGTGACAAACGAGGCTGTCGTGAAAGAAGAGCCGGTGGATGATCCAATAGAGGTATTGAAAGGGCTTGTGACCACCAAAGACGAGAACATAGATGAAGATCAAGAATTAAATATATCAGGTATAGAGGAGATTATGGATATTTTTGACTCCGGCCTCGATCATGTTTTAGATCAGGGTGAATGGGGAAGTGAAttttgtcacaaagaagaaaatgttgaAAACGTAATGTACTCTAGGAACCCTCCAGAGTTCTCTCCACAGCTAGAAAATAACGCAAATGCCACTGCACTTGGTGGTACTAGTGAATTTGAATTTCTTGAACCAGGCCGGCCAGAAGACTTGGATTTTTCAATTGATGAAATTCCGATGCTCGATGATTTGGACTCCAACATGGAGGGGCTGAACTGA